From Neobacillus sp. PS2-9, the proteins below share one genomic window:
- a CDS encoding DUF1643 domain-containing protein, whose translation MQNHSYVLPSCLPSPINVGSGIAVFHSEYSLEHPHHSTYRRYFLSRCWDNTLPIMTFFGMNPSTASSCSNDDTVEFMIKVAKYNGFGSLFVVNTSPYIKSGETKKEDFVVDNETWEYIQFAVQQASLVVLAWGGKGQKYGIPTLTRDYPLRDLLAANSENLRLFEWGGLSTTQKFPKHPLQRDPFSKDHKLLTFTLDDFNAIIPRSNKI comes from the coding sequence TTGCAAAATCATTCCTATGTCCTTCCTAGTTGCTTACCTTCTCCAATCAATGTAGGGAGTGGCATAGCAGTATTTCACTCTGAATATTCTCTGGAACATCCACACCATTCAACATACAGACGATATTTTTTATCCCGTTGTTGGGATAATACCTTACCAATAATGACCTTTTTCGGTATGAACCCAAGTACTGCTTCATCTTGCTCTAATGACGATACTGTTGAATTTATGATTAAGGTTGCAAAATACAATGGATTTGGTTCCTTATTTGTGGTTAATACAAGTCCCTACATTAAGAGCGGTGAAACAAAAAAAGAAGATTTTGTAGTGGATAATGAAACATGGGAGTATATTCAATTTGCTGTTCAGCAAGCGAGTTTGGTGGTATTGGCTTGGGGAGGAAAGGGACAGAAATATGGTATTCCTACCTTAACAAGAGACTATCCACTAAGAGATTTATTAGCTGCCAATTCAGAAAATCTAAGATTATTTGAGTGGGGAGGACTTAGCACAACTCAAAAATTCCCTAAGCATCCTCTACAAAGAGATCCTTTTAGCAAGGACCATAAATTACTGACTTTTACGTTAGATGACTTTAATGCTATTATTCCTCGCTCAAATAAAATTTAA
- a CDS encoding AIPR family protein produces the protein MLLDLHKENIIGNFVTEVVEEMNEADRTLDAAFTRISAKWLGYELEDNYFVDGSGDRGLDFWYPTDSGFDLFQVKTQENLDPNYISNTNFDKTGVMDLVRIKNYLTDKDGIPEHNERLKRFKERWTHVISSKRLAEKENNVENLPISVNLNLILIGNGLTKQANDEFEALKRSFLAPFQFDDKVKIEFRANLINVSHIIEAKWREENREWKNISGKKQNWIELRCENKQILNNSLSAVFYCPAIDLVSAYNNFGYQLFEPNVRCNIKKSKVNSAIKDSIKHRASRKEFRYLNNGVTIICNNYTSPSDNRKWFRVTEPGIVNGLQTVISITEAYNALSNDEKEDFEKNCYVLVRLLLTNAVKNVDKVVRATNTQNKMESRNLLSNNPEQILYEKLFAELGWFYERKQGAWDAFAMDSKRWSTLNNKRKSDFLINPKHLGSKARTVDNESIAQTWMAFIGFSEEAVHEKSKIFDREDWYNLIFMNRPQEHGFDYKYHLQTLSQESLNIAPTPELLLVSNIVRNFARNVTPSAKENFSAACLRNGIDPSKKSREEVIAELSKDSEYLLGLALSGMSFNFVEYFGYALFRAFGPNIYNIGQSLLKNGVMADLYLKQSYKEIKDIVDKEFFDKNDILCVLWYSFRHVINEMLSSFWAESFRSAGNRSRFITQKDTRTKIIQGLEDLHKYTIRTQYTKIWASGIETDKGLFGFIQDSLINPRQKIGVTRT, from the coding sequence ATGTTGTTGGATTTACATAAAGAAAATATAATAGGAAACTTTGTAACAGAAGTTGTGGAAGAAATGAATGAAGCTGACCGAACCCTTGATGCTGCTTTTACTCGAATTTCTGCAAAGTGGTTGGGGTACGAATTGGAAGATAATTATTTTGTTGATGGATCTGGGGATAGAGGTTTGGATTTTTGGTATCCAACCGATTCTGGTTTTGACCTATTCCAAGTAAAAACACAAGAAAATTTAGACCCAAATTACATAAGCAATACAAATTTTGATAAAACAGGAGTAATGGATTTAGTCCGAATAAAAAATTATCTTACTGATAAAGATGGCATTCCTGAGCATAATGAACGTTTGAAAAGATTTAAAGAACGGTGGACTCATGTAATTAGTTCAAAAAGATTAGCTGAAAAGGAAAATAATGTTGAAAACTTACCCATATCAGTAAATTTAAATTTAATCCTTATCGGAAATGGCTTAACAAAGCAAGCTAATGATGAGTTTGAAGCCCTTAAACGTTCTTTTCTTGCACCATTCCAGTTTGACGATAAGGTAAAGATTGAATTTAGAGCTAACTTAATTAACGTTTCGCATATTATAGAAGCAAAATGGCGAGAGGAAAATCGAGAATGGAAGAACATAAGTGGTAAAAAACAAAATTGGATTGAATTACGCTGCGAAAATAAGCAAATTCTTAACAATTCCCTTAGTGCCGTTTTTTATTGCCCTGCAATTGATCTTGTTTCAGCATATAACAATTTTGGTTATCAGTTATTTGAGCCAAATGTAAGATGTAATATAAAAAAATCCAAAGTAAATTCGGCAATTAAGGATTCTATTAAGCACCGTGCGTCAAGGAAAGAATTTCGGTACCTAAATAATGGGGTAACTATTATTTGCAACAATTATACTTCCCCTTCAGATAACAGAAAGTGGTTTAGAGTAACAGAACCAGGGATTGTAAATGGACTCCAAACTGTCATATCAATAACAGAAGCTTACAATGCTCTATCTAATGACGAAAAAGAGGACTTTGAAAAAAATTGTTATGTTTTAGTTAGGCTTCTCCTCACAAATGCTGTAAAAAATGTAGATAAAGTCGTTAGAGCGACTAATACTCAAAATAAAATGGAATCTAGAAACTTGCTTTCAAACAACCCTGAACAAATACTGTATGAGAAATTGTTCGCAGAATTGGGTTGGTTTTATGAAAGGAAACAAGGTGCTTGGGATGCATTTGCTATGGACTCAAAAAGATGGAGTACATTAAACAACAAAAGGAAATCGGATTTCCTTATAAATCCTAAACATTTAGGTTCAAAAGCGAGAACAGTTGATAATGAGAGCATTGCTCAAACGTGGATGGCATTTATCGGCTTCTCTGAAGAAGCTGTACATGAAAAATCTAAGATATTCGATAGAGAAGATTGGTATAATTTAATTTTTATGAATCGTCCACAAGAACACGGGTTTGATTATAAATACCATTTACAAACCTTATCTCAAGAATCTTTAAACATAGCACCTACACCTGAACTTTTGCTTGTTTCAAATATTGTAAGAAATTTCGCTAGAAATGTAACACCCTCAGCTAAAGAAAATTTTTCAGCGGCTTGCTTAAGAAACGGTATCGATCCAAGTAAAAAATCTAGAGAAGAAGTAATTGCGGAGTTATCAAAGGATAGTGAGTATCTTTTAGGACTTGCACTTTCAGGAATGTCATTTAATTTCGTAGAATACTTTGGGTATGCTTTATTCCGTGCGTTCGGCCCAAATATATATAACATTGGTCAATCACTTTTGAAAAATGGTGTTATGGCAGACCTATATTTAAAACAATCATATAAGGAAATAAAGGATATTGTTGATAAGGAATTCTTCGATAAAAACGATATTTTATGTGTTTTATGGTATTCATTTAGACATGTAATTAATGAAATGTTGAGTAGTTTTTGGGCAGAAAGTTTCCGTTCAGCTGGTAACAGGTCCAGATTTATCACTCAAAAAGATACTAGAACAAAAATTATTCAAGGTCTAGAAGACTTGCACAAATACACAATAAGGACGCAATATACAAAAATTTGGGCTTCTGGTATTGAAACCGATAAAGGTCTTTTTGGCTTTATCCAAGATAGTCTAATTAATCCTAGACAGAAGATTGGTGTAACAAGGACTTAA
- a CDS encoding BRCT domain-containing protein, which yields MMLQERINEMDSGILTIEGDRVHVMGFRNEKMLMSFLHNGKKNWSSIGLYGSQELDFSSIKNDALFIVMRDGKEIAKYQYVPLHKETINYVNEEGKKASMTFTIRRGVYSDHYHFFSEKISRTFESKESIINYVKEEFGTIIDFSIMGDETMKNMILVDIETGGFDVDLGILEVALLVVENGEIVHEEHLAEVEDPSSIHLGMGAGYADISEVQTKKEIFKEILAKYNYPIVAHNVPFDRKFLVYYGWLDEDYECFDSIRAIKYANPNLFSYSLHYLASFYELELPVSHIALDDVKTLFEVIKRSAPTTWLPLFKVKPKQLDHIVETIAKIEGESTIFQGKTIVFTGTSPFPRVLMTEIALKCGAKVTGSVSPNTNYLICGEKPGSKLEKAKELDIEVLTDMWFLDAVSKELNLDSVTIEKNRVPIQSSFSEGPYSTSYKRLQEFKGKIVNIACLPARVQSQVEEILSYMEVGGLSKGSNGYKVDLIIYSDNGDYMLLEKAKSMNIQTIPLSKFNKMIL from the coding sequence ATGATGTTGCAGGAAAGAATTAACGAAATGGACAGTGGTATCTTAACTATTGAAGGGGATCGAGTTCATGTAATGGGGTTCCGAAACGAAAAAATGTTAATGTCTTTTTTACACAATGGTAAAAAAAATTGGAGTTCCATCGGGCTATATGGTTCTCAAGAGTTAGATTTCAGTAGTATCAAGAACGATGCATTATTTATTGTAATGAGGGACGGAAAAGAAATAGCAAAATATCAATATGTTCCATTACACAAAGAAACAATCAATTACGTTAACGAAGAGGGAAAGAAGGCATCAATGACATTTACCATAAGAAGGGGTGTGTATAGCGACCATTATCATTTTTTTAGCGAAAAAATATCCCGAACTTTTGAAAGTAAAGAATCGATTATCAACTACGTAAAAGAAGAATTTGGAACCATTATTGATTTTTCAATTATGGGAGATGAAACCATGAAAAATATGATATTAGTCGATATTGAAACAGGAGGGTTTGATGTAGATTTAGGGATACTTGAAGTTGCCCTTCTTGTAGTAGAGAACGGTGAAATCGTCCACGAAGAGCATTTGGCTGAAGTGGAAGATCCTTCTTCTATTCATTTAGGAATGGGAGCAGGTTATGCCGATATTTCTGAAGTCCAAACAAAAAAGGAAATCTTCAAAGAGATATTGGCCAAGTATAACTATCCCATTGTTGCCCATAATGTACCTTTTGATAGAAAATTTCTAGTTTACTACGGATGGTTAGATGAAGATTATGAGTGCTTTGACTCCATCCGAGCTATTAAATATGCGAATCCTAATTTATTTTCTTATTCTTTACATTACTTAGCATCCTTTTATGAATTAGAACTTCCTGTGAGCCATATTGCTTTAGATGATGTTAAAACGCTTTTTGAAGTCATTAAACGGTCAGCACCAACTACTTGGCTACCTTTATTTAAAGTTAAACCGAAACAACTAGACCATATCGTTGAAACCATTGCAAAAATTGAAGGGGAGAGTACTATTTTTCAAGGAAAAACGATTGTTTTCACAGGGACAAGCCCATTTCCTAGAGTACTAATGACGGAGATTGCATTAAAGTGTGGAGCAAAAGTCACTGGAAGCGTGTCTCCAAATACAAATTATTTAATTTGCGGCGAAAAACCTGGAAGTAAATTAGAAAAAGCAAAAGAACTTGATATTGAGGTTTTGACAGACATGTGGTTCCTTGATGCCGTTTCAAAGGAATTAAACTTAGATTCTGTTACAATTGAAAAAAATCGAGTTCCAATTCAAAGCAGTTTTTCAGAAGGTCCATATTCGACATCATACAAGAGACTACAAGAATTTAAAGGCAAAATTGTTAATATTGCATGTTTGCCCGCTAGAGTTCAATCTCAAGTTGAAGAAATCTTGAGTTATATGGAAGTTGGAGGACTAAGTAAAGGTTCGAATGGCTACAAAGTTGATTTAATTATTTATTCTGATAACGGCGACTACATGCTTTTAGAAAAGGCAAAATCAATGAACATTCAAACAATACCACTTTCTAAATTCAACAAAATGATTTTGTAA
- a CDS encoding YHYH domain-containing protein, with protein MRKRIFFIGLFLWLMSSNLALAHPGGTDSSGGHTCRTNCEDWGLDYGEYHSHDSTSGSDYDDGYKRGYNLAYSYTSKCEEEYEWWWKGPQSFGDGYEQGIEDGHEEGLEVCYKNSRDAGYEQGYQDYIDEYEYNSEPDDTYDYDTYLEGYDEGWSVAESEDDSEVEEVSASISSDDSTTESEEEAYYDGEEISSIDRESAFDDGYDEGYEAAVEGYTYDDYEVGLNKNELVYYKKGYFSGYIEGGGGSLGQNVYYYLFQKYIWATILTSILVLIGLSWLISKRRAKKSETNAAGENDKTFSIRAIIPWLLGGFVIFSILGIYIYQSTYSSEPASSEENDNPYSYTSIDKDCSDFETQEDAQLFYEANGGPEEDPHDLDRDHDGIACDWNP; from the coding sequence ATGAGGAAAAGAATTTTCTTTATAGGTTTGTTCCTTTGGCTCATGTCGTCAAATTTAGCTCTAGCACATCCAGGAGGTACCGATAGTAGCGGCGGACATACTTGCCGAACAAATTGCGAGGATTGGGGCCTAGATTACGGGGAGTATCATTCTCATGATTCAACGTCTGGAAGTGATTATGACGATGGATACAAAAGAGGTTATAATCTAGCATACAGTTATACCTCTAAATGTGAGGAAGAATACGAATGGTGGTGGAAAGGTCCCCAGTCGTTCGGAGACGGGTACGAACAAGGAATAGAAGACGGACATGAGGAAGGTTTGGAAGTTTGCTATAAAAATAGCCGTGACGCTGGTTATGAGCAAGGGTATCAAGACTACATAGATGAATATGAATACAATAGTGAACCTGACGATACTTACGATTATGATACTTACCTAGAAGGTTACGATGAAGGATGGTCTGTTGCGGAAAGTGAGGACGATAGTGAGGTAGAAGAAGTTTCTGCTTCCATTTCTTCAGATGACTCAACAACCGAATCGGAAGAGGAAGCCTATTATGATGGAGAAGAGATTAGCTCAATCGATCGAGAGTCTGCATTTGATGATGGGTACGACGAAGGATACGAAGCTGCTGTGGAGGGTTATACTTACGATGACTACGAAGTTGGTTTGAATAAAAATGAACTAGTTTACTATAAGAAAGGCTATTTTTCAGGTTACATCGAAGGCGGCGGCGGAAGTCTAGGCCAGAACGTTTACTATTATTTATTCCAAAAGTACATCTGGGCCACGATCTTAACCAGTATTCTAGTGTTAATTGGCTTATCATGGTTAATATCCAAACGAAGGGCGAAGAAAAGTGAAACTAACGCAGCTGGAGAAAATGACAAAACATTCTCTATAAGGGCCATTATTCCTTGGTTACTCGGCGGATTCGTTATCTTTTCTATTTTAGGAATTTATATTTATCAATCCACATACAGTTCCGAACCAGCTAGTTCCGAAGAAAACGATAATCCTTATTCCTATACTAGTATTGATAAAGATTGTAGTGATTTTGAAACTCAAGAAGACGCTCAACTGTTTTATGAAGCCAATGGTGGCCCAGAAGAAGATCCTCATGATTTAGATCGTGATCATGATGGGATTGCATGTGATTGGAATCCTTAA
- a CDS encoding DEAD/DEAH box helicase, translated as MFDNYSFLLFNNLPDLPNFNIEECRRTLSKAYIYSIKMKLGLVHNEYKTIDFDILSEEEIEKIEEEIEQESTSLYNELYHELRRLGDSLESSAIFDNIDNEESIKSASFVAAEALSLLATLLNQEMEQNIGLILSNEFIYTRTEAALLYLISGYDANAQTEINEAVKVLNNIQNNQEEDELIQIEKWFINNLLSLVTNNLWSINRNKPIFKDKHYKKSLRNLIFENKIQMYSLIGDSIIYYIDWLTGDMEEGLRNSLEILSQINHSSYKNKYALYPEVYHFSKVLIVMITETSKRSLFHHTPLPQKATLDFITYLKGRVKGNYENKSRPFIWESAKEFIEECLPGPSKHTIVNQPTGSGKSFIAELAVTQSLSNGWVLYLAPTNALVHQIKKDLKKSLQFYGSIDIRSFVGGDEYTKLENELLNEIENPNRFVAVMTPEKCAMSLRITPEIFNDCSLCVFDECHLLGEGTRGATVDLVLGQIIAFNNNIKFVLMSAMLNNPNDLSDWLRDVTNKETKISSISWKPTRSLRGAVGVEYNDFKIGLKAARDQLNELPDHRKNVSFEPVLSILYSLSGVWKNDYNDYSLMHTNFKAKYKLSRTKNNEDIWRYGVSATSWVNTTSKLLGLSFAEKGIPTLVFIPTNRHYPFTLAKDLNLNPEETNNLNGIEESLLFLAEQELGTSSEVKNLLINGVGVHTSYMLETEKEAVERAFVNQSIQLLFATGTLAQGLNLPSVAVVVAGTRIGDAREANTPEARRRSKALILNAIGRAGRAGFSNQSFSIIVPNDPIIYKQENDDIDSTISAIDVLKDNDASIKVRSPLSQFLYNVIDGSIQADKASLDELTIMSMLTFNNEQEEIEKTKKIISKTYASSNMRQIIDDEALIVATNNINSIKKEFLKNADAPEWSIEVARKAGFDFFTTNTFISNVSTTLQNSSKEEMLEWDIRNWKDFLFECMKNLHPFFIKRLLPNNVTQKPTFINKIAQAVGFNIDKEVIWNKPDQWDSYWDEFSYITWMYMEGRSFAEIAKKYLHIDGIVEYTRTAGKPIPDTLALVKKQIETISSYAGLMVCILEEILFKDEILPFSLNVLPLVIKNGLKDHSTFYWHSYGLRNRIAAHTLGSILPLDEFVNEETSRKNVLRLKREWLDNQLEFETITHEENEILEAAYMILKNI; from the coding sequence ATGTTTGATAATTACTCTTTTCTTTTGTTTAACAACTTACCCGATTTACCAAATTTTAATATAGAGGAATGCAGAAGGACATTATCAAAAGCATATATTTACTCTATCAAAATGAAATTAGGGTTAGTTCATAATGAATATAAGACAATAGACTTTGATATTTTAAGTGAGGAAGAGATAGAAAAGATTGAGGAAGAAATTGAACAGGAATCTACTAGTTTATATAACGAGTTATATCATGAATTAAGACGTTTAGGTGATTCATTAGAGAGTAGTGCAATCTTTGATAATATTGATAATGAAGAAAGTATAAAATCTGCTTCATTTGTAGCAGCTGAAGCTCTTTCATTACTTGCAACTTTATTAAACCAAGAAATGGAACAAAACATAGGCCTGATACTTTCAAATGAATTTATATATACAAGAACTGAGGCAGCTTTGTTATATTTAATTTCCGGTTACGATGCTAATGCTCAGACCGAAATTAATGAAGCTGTTAAAGTTTTAAACAACATACAGAATAACCAAGAAGAAGATGAGTTAATTCAAATTGAGAAGTGGTTTATTAATAATCTGCTTTCTTTAGTAACAAACAACTTATGGTCAATTAATCGTAATAAACCAATATTTAAGGATAAGCATTACAAAAAGTCTTTAAGGAATTTAATTTTTGAAAATAAAATTCAGATGTATTCACTCATAGGGGATTCTATTATATATTATATCGATTGGCTAACAGGGGATATGGAAGAAGGTTTAAGGAATTCATTAGAGATACTGTCACAAATTAATCACAGCTCCTATAAAAATAAATATGCACTTTACCCAGAGGTGTATCACTTTTCAAAGGTTCTAATAGTAATGATAACTGAAACATCAAAGAGATCCTTATTCCATCATACACCACTACCCCAAAAAGCTACTTTGGATTTTATTACATACCTAAAGGGAAGGGTTAAGGGGAATTATGAAAATAAATCTAGACCGTTTATTTGGGAATCAGCGAAAGAGTTCATTGAGGAATGTTTGCCCGGACCTAGTAAACATACAATAGTAAATCAGCCCACTGGAAGTGGGAAGAGTTTTATAGCAGAGCTTGCCGTTACACAGTCTTTATCAAATGGATGGGTTTTATATTTAGCTCCAACTAATGCTTTAGTCCACCAAATAAAAAAGGATTTAAAAAAATCTCTCCAATTCTATGGATCTATTGATATCAGAAGCTTTGTTGGTGGGGATGAATATACAAAGCTAGAAAATGAGTTACTAAATGAAATTGAAAATCCAAATAGGTTTGTAGCTGTAATGACCCCTGAAAAATGTGCAATGTCATTAAGAATTACACCAGAGATTTTTAATGATTGTTCATTATGTGTTTTTGATGAATGTCACTTATTAGGAGAAGGAACTAGAGGGGCAACGGTCGATTTGGTTCTTGGACAAATTATTGCTTTTAATAACAATATCAAATTTGTATTGATGTCTGCAATGCTAAATAACCCAAATGATCTTTCGGATTGGCTAAGAGATGTAACCAATAAGGAAACCAAAATCAGTTCAATTTCCTGGAAGCCTACCCGTTCTCTAAGAGGGGCAGTTGGTGTTGAATATAATGATTTTAAAATAGGACTGAAAGCCGCAAGGGATCAATTAAACGAATTACCTGATCATAGGAAAAACGTGAGTTTTGAACCGGTATTATCTATATTATACTCTCTTTCAGGTGTATGGAAAAATGATTATAATGACTATTCCCTAATGCATACAAATTTTAAGGCAAAATATAAACTGTCAAGAACAAAAAATAATGAAGATATTTGGAGGTATGGAGTTTCAGCAACAAGTTGGGTAAACACAACCTCTAAATTACTGGGGCTTTCATTTGCAGAAAAGGGAATTCCTACTCTTGTATTTATCCCAACCAATAGGCACTATCCATTTACTTTAGCAAAGGATCTCAATCTTAATCCTGAAGAAACTAATAATCTAAATGGGATAGAAGAAAGTTTATTATTCTTAGCAGAACAGGAATTAGGTACTAGCTCTGAGGTGAAGAATCTTTTAATTAACGGGGTTGGAGTTCATACTTCTTATATGTTAGAGACTGAAAAGGAAGCAGTAGAGCGTGCATTTGTAAATCAAAGCATACAACTTTTATTTGCCACAGGTACTTTAGCACAAGGGTTGAACTTACCCTCAGTTGCTGTTGTGGTTGCTGGTACAAGAATTGGTGATGCTAGGGAAGCGAATACTCCTGAAGCACGACGAAGATCAAAAGCCCTTATATTGAATGCAATTGGTAGAGCAGGAAGAGCGGGATTCTCCAATCAAAGCTTTAGTATCATTGTCCCTAACGATCCAATTATATATAAGCAAGAAAATGATGATATCGACTCAACGATTTCGGCCATAGATGTATTAAAAGATAATGATGCATCCATAAAAGTAAGAAGTCCATTAAGTCAATTTTTGTATAACGTTATTGATGGTTCAATACAAGCTGATAAAGCTTCCTTAGATGAACTTACCATTATGTCAATGTTAACATTTAATAATGAGCAAGAAGAGATAGAAAAAACAAAAAAAATAATAAGTAAAACCTATGCATCTTCAAATATGAGACAAATAATAGATGATGAGGCTTTAATTGTAGCAACTAATAATATCAATAGTATAAAAAAGGAATTTCTAAAAAATGCTGATGCACCTGAATGGTCAATAGAGGTTGCAAGAAAAGCTGGTTTTGATTTCTTTACAACTAATACTTTTATAAGCAATGTATCTACTACATTGCAAAATAGTAGTAAAGAAGAAATGCTTGAATGGGATATAAGAAATTGGAAGGACTTTTTATTTGAGTGTATGAAAAACTTACATCCATTTTTTATTAAAAGATTATTGCCAAATAATGTTACTCAGAAGCCTACATTTATAAATAAAATCGCTCAAGCTGTTGGTTTTAACATTGATAAAGAGGTGATATGGAATAAGCCTGACCAATGGGACAGCTATTGGGATGAGTTTTCCTATATTACATGGATGTATATGGAAGGCAGGAGTTTCGCTGAAATAGCAAAAAAGTATTTACATATAGATGGAATAGTGGAATATACAAGAACAGCTGGTAAGCCGATCCCAGATACATTAGCTCTAGTAAAAAAACAAATAGAGACTATTTCAAGTTATGCGGGATTAATGGTATGTATCTTAGAAGAAATTCTATTTAAAGATGAAATACTTCCTTTTAGTTTAAATGTTCTCCCTTTAGTAATCAAAAATGGTTTAAAAGATCACTCAACCTTTTATTGGCATAGCTATGGATTAAGAAACAGAATAGCTGCCCATACATTGGGGTCAATCCTTCCATTAGATGAATTTGTTAATGAAGAAACCTCTAGAAAAAACGTTCTTCGATTAAAGAGAGAGTGGCTTGACAATCAATTAGAATTTGAAACCATTACACATGAAGAAAATGAAATATTAGAGGCTGCATATATGATATTAAAAAATATATAA
- a CDS encoding GNAT family N-acetyltransferase: MIELVRVLKEEEQCLHSLMQFYIYEFAQYLPTITLEENGLYKPFDLTPYWSRHNLHPFFIKKDNELIGFALVESASGTEPNTILEFFIIRKYNGKGFGKLAVNKLFTMFPGKWYITQIERNYPAQAFWRSIISSFTNGNYSEKYDEKRRSIQEFEINFDK, from the coding sequence ATGATTGAATTAGTACGAGTTTTAAAGGAAGAGGAGCAATGTTTACATAGCCTAATGCAATTCTACATCTATGAATTTGCACAGTATTTGCCAACTATTACCCTTGAAGAGAACGGGCTTTACAAGCCTTTTGATTTAACCCCATACTGGAGCCGCCATAACCTCCACCCTTTTTTCATTAAGAAAGACAATGAGCTTATTGGTTTTGCTTTAGTTGAAAGTGCTAGTGGAACTGAACCTAACACTATCCTCGAATTTTTTATCATTCGTAAATATAATGGTAAAGGGTTTGGAAAACTTGCTGTAAACAAACTTTTTACGATGTTCCCCGGTAAGTGGTACATTACACAAATCGAAAGAAATTATCCAGCCCAAGCGTTTTGGAGGAGCATAATCTCTTCATTTACTAACGGAAATTATAGCGAAAAATATGATGAAAAACGCCGTTCGATTCAAGAATTTGAGATTAATTTTGACAAATAA
- a CDS encoding GNAT family N-acetyltransferase, with protein sequence MIKEIDLHDRHLACQLLELQRASYQVEAKLINFFEIPPLKESLEELIECGETFLCYFEEKTLAGAISYTVDGDEMKICRMVVNPDHFRKGIAQKLLREVESRNSQMSVYLVSTGKDNPPAKNLYLKNGFTFVSDIEVVPGLYISNFEKRKVKEA encoded by the coding sequence ATGATTAAAGAGATTGATTTACATGATAGACATTTAGCGTGTCAGTTGTTAGAGCTTCAACGGGCTTCCTACCAGGTAGAGGCGAAGTTAATAAATTTTTTTGAAATCCCTCCACTAAAAGAGTCTTTGGAAGAATTAATAGAATGCGGGGAAACCTTCCTCTGTTATTTTGAAGAGAAAACACTCGCAGGAGCGATTTCCTATACGGTGGATGGGGACGAAATGAAGATCTGCCGAATGGTTGTAAATCCTGACCATTTTCGAAAAGGAATTGCACAGAAATTGTTGAGGGAAGTAGAGAGCAGGAATTCGCAAATGTCCGTTTATCTAGTATCAACGGGTAAAGATAATCCCCCAGCCAAGAATTTATATCTGAAAAATGGATTTACATTCGTAAGTGACATTGAGGTAGTACCAGGATTATATATTAGTAATTTTGAAAAAAGAAAGGTGAAAGAAGCATGA
- a CDS encoding VWA-like domain-containing protein: protein MKWHKTILSMIQQRLDKKVALAVDTSTNEAPVILINNIVKLFETVKPDTLLVQADFKIRDISPVKSETLTFYTHGKSSYTLVLEWAKEEKIDTLFYITDVTGFFSEDMETVDFELFWLVPGQFLPRVPFGKAIKVA from the coding sequence TTGAAATGGCACAAAACGATTCTTTCTATGATACAGCAACGACTGGACAAAAAAGTGGCTTTAGCAGTAGACACATCCACTAATGAAGCACCTGTTATCCTTATTAATAACATAGTAAAGCTGTTTGAAACCGTTAAGCCAGACACGCTCTTGGTTCAAGCAGATTTTAAGATCCGAGATATTTCCCCAGTAAAAAGCGAAACCCTTACTTTTTATACACATGGGAAATCTTCCTATACATTAGTGCTTGAGTGGGCAAAAGAAGAAAAGATAGACACACTGTTTTATATTACGGATGTAACAGGCTTTTTTTCAGAGGACATGGAAACAGTGGATTTTGAACTATTTTGGCTTGTACCTGGGCAATTCTTACCGAGAGTACCATTTGGAAAAGCAATTAAAGTGGCATAA